In Maledivibacter sp., the genomic stretch ACTCTAGAAAAACCATTATTGGATAGAACCTTGGCGACTTTCTCGCTTTTTTTCCCATTATCACAGTAAATCAAGTACTTTTTTTCTTTTTCAAGTAAAGAAGAATAGTTTTTTCTTACTAATTTATAGGGTACTAAAACGGCATTAGGTATATGCCCATTTAAAAATTCTCTTTCGTTTCTTACATCTAGTAATGTTAAATCTGTATTATTATTTATGAGTATTTTAGCTTGGTCTGGTGAAATTTTTTTATATGCGTACTTTAGGGTTTCTGAAAAAGTTTCATTGGACTTAGACATAAATGCAAGTAACATAATACCAATCATCAGAATTATTAAAACTGCAAGGGCTATGTATAAATGCTTTCTCTTGATTATAAGAACTCTTAACATCCGATCACCTCTCAATAATAGATTAAACAATATGCAATTATGTGATTTTATAGCTTTGTATCGTACTATTAATATATATTTAAAGCTAGGCTATTTTATTACTTTTAATTTTCTGCAAATAATTAGGTTCAAATATACAACATTCAGATTATTAGTATAATTTTAAGAAAGAAATGTCTATTAAAAATTTATTTGAAGTAAAAAAATAATGCTTGAAATTATATCTTAGAAGAGTATAGTATTTATGTTAAAAATATATTGTAAGGAGATGAAGAAAAAGTGTTTCACAATCATGTACTTGTAGCTATTATAATTTTTACATTAACTTACTCAGCAATAATATCTGAAAAAATTAATAGAACCGCGATCGCAATATTTGGGGCAGTTCTTATGATTGTTTTTCAAGTGATATCTCAGGAGCATGCCTTTGGGATAATTGATTTTAATACAATTGGTTTACTTATTGGGATGATGGTAATGGTAAATATATTAAAGAGAACAGGAATATTTCAATATGTTGCTATCAAGACCGCAAAATTAGCAAAGGGAGAACCTTGGAGGATAATAGTGTCCTTCACAATCATAACGGCGATTTCCTCGGCATTGCTTGACAATGTTACGACTATTTTACTTATTGCTCCAGTTACATTTGTTATTACAGATACTTTAGAAATGAATCCCATACCATTTCTTGTTCCAGAAATATTATCTGCAAATGTTGGAGGAACAGCAACCTTAATCGGTGATCCCCCCAATATTATGATTGGAGGAGCAACAGGATTGGGTTTCATGGATTTTATTATGAACCTGGCACCAGTAGTCATAGTAATATTTATTATAACTATACTATTACTCAAGTTTATTTATAAAAACTCATTACAGGTTGATGAGAAAAATAAAAAGAAGATTTTTGCCTTCGATGAAACAAAAACAATTAAAGATAAGGTATTATTAATTAAAAGTTTATCGGTTTTGGGTTTAACTATAGTTGGATTTTCAGTTCATCAGTTTATTGGACTGGAGTCGGCAACGGTTGCATTATTTGGAGCAACATTCTTGCTGTTGCTCAGCGGCATAGATCCTGAAGAAATTTTGATTGAGGTAGAGTGGCCAACCATATTTTTCTTTATGGGGTTATTCGTCTTAGTAGGAGCATTAGAAGAAGTTGGAGTAATAAACTTTTTAGCTGAAAAAATGATGGAATTCACAAAGGGAAATTTAGTTATGACCACCATGCTTATATTATGGCTATCGGCAATAGCATCATCTTTCCTGGATAATATTCCCTTTGTGGCCACTATGATACCACTTATAAAAAGCCTTGCTGCTATTTCATCAATAAACATAACCCCCCTATGGTGGGCATTAGCCTTGGGAGCATGTTTAGGAGGCAATGGAACTTTAGTTGGAGCTTCAGCTAATGTAATAGTAGGCGGTATGCTTGAAAAACAAGGATTTAAGTTAAGCTTTGTGGATTATATGAAGATAGGGTTTCCTATAATGCTAGTTTCAATTATTATTTCTACAGTATACTTACTAGTATTTTTTGTGTAAGTATAGGATTTTGAAAACTAAAGAAAGTGGAGGTGTTGTTATGAGAAAGTATAAATATATAAAGTCAGAGGCAAGGCAGCACGATATGAAGCTTATTCAGTTAGGGGC encodes the following:
- a CDS encoding rhodanese-like domain-containing protein, translated to MLRVLIIKRKHLYIALAVLIILMIGIMLLAFMSKSNETFSETLKYAYKKISPDQAKILINNNTDLTLLDVRNEREFLNGHIPNAVLVPYKLVRKNYSSLLEKEKKYLIYCDNGKKSEKVAKVLSNNGFSRVYVIAGGIENWSDDLVR
- a CDS encoding ArsB/NhaD family transporter; protein product: MFHNHVLVAIIIFTLTYSAIISEKINRTAIAIFGAVLMIVFQVISQEHAFGIIDFNTIGLLIGMMVMVNILKRTGIFQYVAIKTAKLAKGEPWRIIVSFTIITAISSALLDNVTTILLIAPVTFVITDTLEMNPIPFLVPEILSANVGGTATLIGDPPNIMIGGATGLGFMDFIMNLAPVVIVIFIITILLLKFIYKNSLQVDEKNKKKIFAFDETKTIKDKVLLIKSLSVLGLTIVGFSVHQFIGLESATVALFGATFLLLLSGIDPEEILIEVEWPTIFFFMGLFVLVGALEEVGVINFLAEKMMEFTKGNLVMTTMLILWLSAIASSFLDNIPFVATMIPLIKSLAAISSINITPLWWALALGACLGGNGTLVGASANVIVGGMLEKQGFKLSFVDYMKIGFPIMLVSIIISTVYLLVFFV